The nucleotide sequence TATCCTTTTTAACACAACGCAAGCAAGATAATATTGATTTAATAAGTACTAGAATTAAATTAGTTGATTGACATAATCTCACAAAGtgttaattgattaattattttagtcGCAAAATATAATTGTATTAGCAATAAGCAATTATtctttaggaaaaaaataatttgaagacaGAGAttttattgtaaaaatattatttaatgatTCCCAAGTCTTTTTTAATTATCAATGTTTCAAAAAGTGATTTGCTTTAGTTTTAAGTAACCTATAATTTTAACTCTACCTTCATCAATTTTGTTCTCTCAAATAATAGTCAAGATATTACAAATTTGTAGCATAAATCTTTCAATCTCTGTGGGAAGATATCATAAACTACATTAGAATTTGACAGAGTACGAGCAACAGAATCCTATACATATTGACCTCGTCAGACGCCTAGTTTAGGTATCAAAGTGAAAGTTCGTGTCAAATTAAAATGTTTGCCCATGTATTTGGCTCCACAAAAATTTCCACTTTCAAGCATCAAACAAAACACTTTAACAACTTCATATGAATCACTTCTACTCAAAAACGGCTTCATTATCGTATTCGACAAAAATGGATATTTTTTATTTCGCTTTGAACAATAGAAATTGacagaaaaagaagagaaaacaagCAAATTCAAGAATGTATTTGTGAGGGATAGTTATATTAGTCGTAAAAATAGTCTATCAGATGAGAGAGAGAAGTGAGTTTGAAAAATTAAGTGAGAGAGAATCATATATTGACCATATTATATAGTGTAGAATATTTGTAGTGAGAGGGAATCATATATTGACTATATACATTGTATAGAATATTTGTATATGAAGACTCATATAAAGACagttataaactaaaaaataactgtgtaagaaaattatttaaaatcttaaccatGCTAGataatttaaaacttattttATCTATAGActgtaatttttccttcttttaatcATACATGTTTTCTGTTTGCTTCAATTTTTTATACCATTCCCTTTGGCTAATGCATTTTGTTGTGCTTCTGTTAACCATCTTTTACAAACTTTTTCAGCATGTGAGGCCACTTAATCCCATTGATAGTTACGCAATTGTAATTTTATCTTagaaaatcattttattttattttataatataaaaatcgTTCAATCATTGTCATTTCACCTACAAAATCACTTAACTATTGTCATTTCACCAACGAAATCACTCGATTAATTCATATGATATTTTCGATACATAATTGGATAaacattttataaatttaaaattaacatTGACTTCATTCAGAAATTGGAGGCCCCTGCCTCCTCTGCAACTGCAGCAATGTTATAAGAGTAAATATGTTAGCTAaaattatgtattatttattCAGAATATCAACCATAGTACACAAAAAATCATCATCAAATTGAACTTATAATAGAAGCACAAAGACTAGACATCAGTAAGAGCAAGCTAGGACCCCTAAAGGTATGAACTCATGACAAATATAGAGTACTAAATCCCATTTACCTCTCctcttttctatattttctattcaCAAGAAAAAATTACCATAACCTCAATCAAGCTGGATAAAAATATCAACATCTCAATGTAGACAAACTACAATACCCTTCTTTTTATATAGACGAAGCATCTTCCCTCCTCGATTGCCTCTGGTGGCGATGTTTATTGTGATGGTGTTGGACGCCACCGAAGGTCACGGGGTCAAACCCTCGGAGACGATCAGCTTCCTTAGGATCAATTACGCATTCAGATAGAGGGACCTTGTATCGTGTTCGGTCATAGCAATATGAATATTGCAAGTGTTTTTTCCTAAGGCTCTCCATTTTTCGTCTTTGATCAGGGGATATACCAGTTGGAATGGATGCAGAATTTTGGACAGTGTCACATTTAGGTGACAATTCAATTGGATCAACTGAACATCCGTGGAGGACGAAATCAGAGAACTTGGCGACGTAAGGGGCATATTTGTAATTGACTTTGTATTTGCCTCCATTGGTAGCCCAGCTAGATCCATCCCATATTGTTGCATATAAAGACATTGGCTTAGAAGGGAAGTCCCCACCCATTGCTTGTGTCCTCTTGATCTCTCTTATGGGGACATTATCTATATAAAAGCTGCAAGAAAATGTataaaaacatagaaaacaaacaaaatataatCAATGATTGGGTTACAAACACCACAAAGACATGTGGTGTATACAAAGGGTGTTATGTCATCCCAATAAGATGTATGaaattagattttaagttgagcCAAGTTAGTACCTCTAGACC is from Capsicum annuum cultivar UCD-10X-F1 chromosome 5, UCD10Xv1.1, whole genome shotgun sequence and encodes:
- the LOC107870538 gene encoding probable xyloglucan endotransglucosylase/hydrolase protein 28 translates to MVNFHLNIFILCSIFVIVSGFSKKLQRLTFDEGYTQLFGHDNLMVLEDGNSVHISLDERTGAGFVSQDIYLHGLFSASIKLPADYTAGVVVAFYMSNGDMFEKNHDEIDFEFLGNIRAKNWRIQTNIYGNGSTNVGREERYGLRFDPTEDFHTYTILWTENHIIFYIDNVPIREIKRTQAMGGDFPSKPMSLYATIWDGSSWATNGGKYKVNYKYAPYVAKFSDFVLHGCSVDPIELSPKCDTVQNSASIPTGISPDQRRKMESLRKKHLQYSYCYDRTRYKVPLSECVIDPKEADRLRGFDPVTFGGVQHHHNKHRHQRQSRREDASSI